One Luteimonas sp. MC1825 DNA segment encodes these proteins:
- the sdhA gene encoding succinate dehydrogenase flavoprotein subunit produces the protein MTNAYKITEHKYDMIVVGAGGAGLRATFGLAHKGLKTACITKVFPTRSHTVAAQGGISAALGNMGEDDWRFHFYDTIKGSDWLGDQDAIQYMCREAIPAIIELEHQGVPFSRTEEGKIYQRPFGGMTTHYGKGTAQRTCAAADRTGHAILHTLYQQSLAHQAEFFVEYFALDLIMDADGACRGVLAIDMAEGTLHLFRAQGTVLATGGYGRAYFSATSAHTCTGDGGGMALRAGLGLQDMEFVQFHPTGIYGAGCLITEGVRGEGGILRNSNGERFMERYAPNAKDLASRDVVSRSMTIEIREGRGVGEHKDHIHLDLTHLDPADIHEKLPGIAESARIFAGVDVEKQPIPVIPTVHYNMGGVPTNYHGEVVQLKDGNPDAIVPGLYAIGEAACVSVHGANRLGSNSLLDLVVFGRAVANRCAETIRPGGPHKSLAPDACDRSLANLDKLRHAKGDTPTAVIRDRMQRTMQADAAVFRTGETLAEGVTRIREINDSFADVRVSDRSLVWNSDLIETFELQNLLGQSLATIVAAENRKESRGAHAREDFPDRNDAEWQKHSLTWVDDAGNTRIDYRPVHMYTLDDEVEVVPPVARVY, from the coding sequence ATGACCAACGCCTACAAGATCACCGAACACAAGTACGACATGATCGTGGTGGGGGCCGGCGGTGCCGGCCTGCGCGCCACCTTCGGCCTGGCCCACAAGGGCCTGAAGACCGCCTGCATCACCAAGGTGTTCCCGACCCGTTCGCACACCGTGGCCGCGCAGGGCGGCATTTCCGCCGCGCTCGGCAACATGGGCGAGGACGACTGGCGCTTCCACTTCTACGACACCATCAAGGGTTCCGACTGGCTGGGCGACCAGGACGCCATCCAGTACATGTGCCGCGAGGCGATCCCGGCGATCATCGAGCTCGAGCACCAGGGCGTGCCGTTCTCGCGCACCGAGGAGGGCAAGATCTACCAGCGCCCCTTCGGTGGCATGACCACGCACTACGGCAAGGGCACCGCGCAGCGCACCTGCGCCGCCGCCGACCGCACCGGCCACGCGATCCTGCACACGCTGTACCAGCAGTCGCTGGCGCACCAGGCCGAGTTTTTCGTCGAGTACTTCGCGCTCGATCTCATCATGGACGCCGACGGCGCCTGCCGCGGCGTGCTCGCCATCGACATGGCCGAAGGCACGCTGCACCTGTTCCGCGCCCAGGGCACGGTGCTGGCCACCGGCGGCTACGGCCGCGCGTACTTCTCCGCCACGTCCGCGCACACCTGCACCGGCGACGGCGGCGGCATGGCGCTGCGCGCCGGGCTGGGCCTGCAGGACATGGAGTTCGTGCAGTTCCATCCCACCGGCATCTACGGCGCCGGCTGCCTGATCACCGAGGGCGTGCGCGGCGAGGGCGGCATCCTGCGCAACTCCAACGGCGAGCGCTTCATGGAGCGCTATGCGCCCAACGCCAAGGACCTCGCGTCCCGCGACGTGGTGAGCCGCTCGATGACCATCGAGATCCGCGAAGGCCGCGGCGTGGGCGAGCACAAGGACCACATCCACCTCGACCTGACCCATCTCGATCCGGCCGACATCCACGAAAAGCTCCCCGGCATCGCCGAGAGCGCGCGGATCTTCGCCGGCGTCGACGTCGAGAAGCAGCCGATCCCGGTCATCCCCACCGTGCACTACAACATGGGCGGCGTGCCGACCAACTACCACGGCGAAGTGGTGCAGCTGAAGGACGGCAACCCCGACGCGATCGTCCCCGGGCTGTACGCCATCGGCGAGGCCGCCTGCGTCTCGGTGCACGGCGCCAACCGCCTCGGCTCCAACTCGCTGCTGGACCTGGTGGTGTTCGGCCGCGCGGTCGCCAACCGCTGCGCCGAGACCATCCGCCCGGGCGGGCCGCACAAGTCGCTGGCGCCGGACGCCTGCGACCGTTCGCTGGCGAACCTCGACAAGCTGCGCCATGCCAAGGGCGACACGCCCACGGCGGTGATCCGCGACCGCATGCAGCGCACCATGCAGGCGGATGCCGCGGTGTTCCGCACCGGCGAGACGCTGGCCGAGGGTGTCACCAGGATCCGCGAGATCAACGATTCGTTCGCCGATGTCCGCGTCAGCGACCGTTCGCTGGTGTGGAACTCGGACCTGATCGAGACCTTCGAGCTGCAGAACCTGCTGGGCCAGTCGCTGGCGACCATCGTGGCCGCGGAGAACCGCAAGGAATCGCGCGGCGCGCATGCCCGCGAGGACTTCCCGGACCGCAACGACGCCGAGTGGCAGAAGCACTCGCTGACCTGGGTGGATGATGCCGGCAACACCCGCATCGACTACCGCCCGGTGCACATGTACACCCTCGACGACGAAGTCGAAGTCGTGCCGCCCGTCGCGCGCGTCTACTAG
- a CDS encoding succinate dehydrogenase iron-sulfur subunit → MAEFSLPRNSTIHKGKRFAAPAGASRVREFKVYRWSPDDSENPRTDTYEVDLDKCGPMVLDALIKIKNEIDPTLTFRRSCREGICGSCAMNIDGTNTLACTKAIADCGKGKGEVPIYPLPHMEVVKDLIPDMTHFYAQYASIQPWIRTQSLPPPDRERLQSKEDRAKLDGLYECILCACCSTACPSYWWNGDRYLGPAILLQAYRWIVDSRDEDTGARLDDLEDPFKLYRCHTIMNCTRTCPKGLNPAKAIGEIKQLMLARQV, encoded by the coding sequence ATGGCTGAATTCTCACTCCCCAGGAACTCGACGATCCACAAGGGCAAGCGCTTCGCGGCGCCCGCCGGGGCCTCGCGCGTTCGCGAATTCAAGGTCTACCGCTGGAGCCCGGACGACAGCGAAAACCCGCGCACCGACACCTACGAGGTCGACCTCGACAAGTGCGGGCCGATGGTTCTCGACGCGCTGATCAAGATCAAGAACGAGATCGACCCCACGCTGACGTTCCGCCGTTCGTGCCGCGAGGGCATCTGCGGCTCGTGCGCGATGAACATCGACGGCACCAACACGCTGGCCTGCACCAAGGCCATCGCGGACTGCGGCAAGGGCAAGGGCGAAGTGCCGATCTACCCGCTGCCGCACATGGAGGTGGTCAAGGACCTGATCCCCGACATGACGCACTTCTACGCGCAGTACGCGTCCATCCAGCCGTGGATCCGCACCCAGAGCCTGCCGCCGCCGGACCGCGAGCGCCTGCAGAGCAAGGAAGACCGCGCGAAGCTCGACGGCCTGTACGAGTGCATCCTGTGCGCCTGCTGCAGCACCGCCTGCCCGAGCTACTGGTGGAACGGCGACCGCTACCTGGGCCCGGCAATCCTGCTGCAGGCCTACCGCTGGATCGTCGACTCGCGCGACGAGGACACCGGCGCGCGCCTCGACGACCTCGAGGACCCGTTCAAGCTCTACCGCTGCCACACCATCATGAACTGCACGCGCACCTGCCCGAAGGGACTCAATCCCGCCAAGGCGATCGGCGAGATCAAGCAGCTGATGCTGGCACGCCAGGTCTGA
- a CDS encoding MAPEG family protein: protein MLATHPILLPALVLVALTFVVMVRMYRQRVAQMKRERIHPQAVATSAQSAQLLTDSGAADHYRNLFELPVLFYFGVAVALALGVHDVGLLVLAWLFVALRVVHAVIHCGYNKVMHRFKAFLAGSALLLLFWIRLAWCLLAA from the coding sequence ATGCTGGCGACCCATCCGATCCTGTTGCCCGCGCTGGTGCTGGTGGCGCTGACCTTCGTGGTCATGGTGCGCATGTACCGACAGCGCGTGGCGCAGATGAAGCGCGAGCGCATCCACCCGCAGGCGGTGGCCACCTCCGCACAGTCCGCGCAGCTGCTCACCGACAGCGGCGCGGCCGACCACTACCGCAACCTGTTCGAGCTGCCGGTGCTGTTCTATTTCGGCGTCGCCGTCGCGCTGGCGCTTGGCGTGCACGACGTCGGCCTGCTGGTGCTGGCCTGGCTGTTCGTGGCGCTGCGCGTGGTGCACGCCGTGATCCACTGCGGCTACAACAAGGTCATGCACCGCTTCAAGGCGTTCCTCGCCGGCAGCGCGCTGCTGCTGCTGTTCTGGATCCGCCTGGCCTGGTGCCTGCTGGCGGCATGA
- a CDS encoding succinate dehydrogenase assembly factor 2, translating into MDDDTEFRRLRWKCRRGMRELDRLLERWLEREWRQSPADERAVFLRLLDSEDDRLWKWFLGHAQPDDPELAALVRRIADLPH; encoded by the coding sequence CTGGATGACGACACCGAGTTCCGGCGCCTGCGCTGGAAGTGCCGCCGCGGCATGCGCGAGCTCGACCGCCTGCTCGAACGCTGGCTGGAGCGCGAATGGCGGCAATCCCCGGCCGACGAGCGCGCGGTTTTCCTGCGCCTGCTCGACAGCGAGGACGATAGGCTGTGGAAATGGTTCCTTGGCCACGCCCAGCCCGATGACCCCGAACTCGCCGCACTGGTCCGGCGCATCGCCGACCTGCCGCATTGA
- a CDS encoding lipoprotein-releasing ABC transporter permease subunit, translating into MFKPIPVAIGLRYLRAKRRNAFISFISLASILGIAVGVTALITTLAVMSGFQREIRDRMLEMTQHATVSADGARMENWRDAVAAAKRDPRIAGSAPYISTEALLSGQRRQPAMLRGIVPGDEAQVSVLGERMVEGSLDTLAPRSYNIVLGRELAAWLGVRVGDSVIATTDYQASPMGAVPQLKRFTVSGIFEAGYQEFDKGLAIVNLEDAQRLLRMGDAVTGVRLQMHDMDLAFDIARDLALALDGPYRVSDWTSENANMFRALKLEKTMMAILLSLIIAMGAFNLVSSQVMLVTDKQADIAILRTLGLTPRGVMQVFMVQGTLIGVIGTVLGVVGGIVLTLNLEHILRAIEGLFGVVLMPADVYYITGLPTELSANDIAWIAAVALAMAFVATIYPAWRAARTAPAEALRYE; encoded by the coding sequence ATGTTCAAGCCCATCCCCGTGGCCATCGGCCTGCGCTACCTGCGCGCCAAACGCCGCAACGCCTTCATCTCCTTCATTTCCCTGGCCTCCATCCTCGGCATCGCCGTGGGCGTCACCGCGCTGATCACCACGCTCGCGGTGATGAGCGGTTTCCAGCGCGAGATCCGCGACCGCATGCTGGAAATGACCCAGCACGCCACGGTGTCCGCCGACGGCGCGCGCATGGAGAACTGGCGCGATGCGGTGGCCGCCGCCAAGCGTGACCCGCGCATCGCCGGCTCCGCGCCCTACATCTCCACCGAGGCCCTGCTGTCCGGCCAGCGCCGCCAGCCGGCCATGCTGCGCGGCATCGTCCCGGGTGATGAAGCCCAGGTGTCGGTGCTCGGCGAACGCATGGTCGAGGGCAGCCTCGATACGCTGGCTCCGCGCAGCTACAACATCGTGCTCGGGCGCGAACTCGCCGCGTGGCTGGGCGTGCGCGTCGGCGACAGCGTGATCGCCACCACCGACTACCAGGCCTCGCCCATGGGCGCGGTGCCGCAGCTCAAGCGCTTCACGGTCAGCGGCATCTTCGAGGCCGGCTACCAGGAGTTCGACAAGGGCCTGGCCATCGTCAACCTCGAGGACGCGCAGCGCCTGCTGCGCATGGGCGACGCCGTCACCGGCGTGCGCCTGCAGATGCACGACATGGACCTCGCGTTCGACATCGCCCGCGACCTGGCGCTGGCGCTCGACGGCCCGTACCGCGTCAGCGACTGGACCAGCGAGAACGCCAACATGTTCCGCGCGCTCAAGCTCGAGAAGACCATGATGGCGATCCTGCTGTCGCTGATCATCGCCATGGGCGCGTTCAACCTGGTGTCGTCGCAGGTGATGCTGGTGACCGACAAGCAGGCCGACATCGCCATCCTGCGCACGCTCGGGCTCACCCCGCGCGGGGTGATGCAGGTGTTCATGGTGCAGGGCACGCTGATCGGCGTGATCGGCACGGTGCTGGGCGTGGTGGGCGGCATCGTGCTGACCCTCAACCTCGAACACATCCTGCGCGCCATCGAAGGCCTGTTCGGCGTGGTGCTGATGCCGGCCGACGTCTACTACATCACGGGCCTGCCGACCGAGCTGTCGGCCAACGACATCGCCTGGATCGCCGCGGTGGCGCTGGCGATGGCGTTCGTGGCCACCATCTATCCCGCCTGGCGCGCGGCGCGCACGGCCCCGGCGGAGGCGCTGCGCTATGAGTGA
- the lolD gene encoding lipoprotein-releasing ABC transporter ATP-binding protein LolD, which translates to MSEETRASRINHGNGHQGEVLRAERLGKTYAEGKLRTPVFDGLELRVDAGETVAILGASGAGKSTLLHLLGGLDTPTAGEVFVCGQAMGSLPDAERGRLRNRALGFVYQFHHLLPEFTALENVMLPVMLSGAAVPESAARARALLESVGLGHRLEHKPGELSGGERQRAAVARALVNSPACVLGDEPTGNLDDRTAATVFELMLDLNRAERTALVLVTHDRSLARRLDRVLELHEGKLREIPPATA; encoded by the coding sequence ATGAGTGAGGAGACACGCGCATCGCGCATCAACCACGGCAACGGCCACCAGGGCGAAGTGCTGCGCGCCGAACGCCTGGGCAAGACCTACGCCGAAGGCAAGCTGCGCACGCCGGTGTTCGACGGCCTGGAGCTGCGCGTGGATGCCGGCGAGACGGTCGCCATCCTCGGCGCGTCCGGCGCCGGCAAGAGCACGCTGCTGCACCTGCTCGGCGGGCTGGACACGCCCACGGCGGGCGAGGTGTTCGTCTGCGGCCAGGCGATGGGCTCGCTGCCCGACGCCGAGCGTGGCCGGCTGCGCAACCGCGCGCTCGGCTTCGTCTACCAGTTCCACCACCTGCTGCCCGAGTTCACCGCGCTCGAGAACGTGATGCTGCCGGTGATGCTGTCCGGCGCGGCGGTTCCGGAGTCGGCGGCGCGCGCACGCGCGCTGCTGGAGTCGGTCGGCCTCGGCCATCGCCTCGAGCACAAGCCGGGCGAACTCTCCGGCGGCGAACGCCAGCGCGCCGCCGTGGCCCGGGCGCTCGTCAACAGCCCCGCCTGCGTGCTCGGCGACGAACCCACCGGCAACCTCGACGACAGGACCGCCGCCACCGTCTTCGAACTGATGCTCGACCTCAACCGCGCCGAACGCACCGCACTGGTGCTGGTCACCCACGACCGCAGCCTGGCCCGCCGCCTCGACCGCGTCCTCGAACTCCACGAAGGCAAACTGCGCGAAATCCCCCCCGCCACCGCCTGA
- a CDS encoding MotA/TolQ/ExbB proton channel family protein — MLELVKAGGWPMLPLLLLSAVALAIIVERYWTLRRSVVVPAGLGREVRDWAGRGGHLDPAHIESLRGNSPLGALLASVLDMRNRPREEMRERVEDVGRHLVHRMERYLNALGTIAAAGPLLGLFGTVVGMIQMFLGIMDVGVGEMNELAGGIGKALVCAAAGMIVAVPALMFHRYFRARIDGYIIDMEHEAIQLMDAIDYRARRVAPTADGHAGHAGHDAGYAIDPARA, encoded by the coding sequence GTGCTGGAACTGGTCAAGGCAGGCGGATGGCCGATGCTGCCGCTGCTGCTGCTGTCGGCGGTGGCGCTGGCAATCATCGTCGAACGCTACTGGACGCTGCGCCGCAGCGTGGTGGTGCCCGCGGGCCTCGGCCGCGAAGTGCGCGACTGGGCCGGCCGCGGCGGCCATCTCGACCCCGCGCACATCGAGTCGCTGCGCGGCAACTCGCCGCTGGGCGCGCTGCTGGCGTCGGTGCTGGACATGCGCAACCGCCCGCGCGAGGAAATGCGCGAGCGCGTCGAGGATGTCGGCCGCCACCTGGTGCACCGCATGGAGCGCTACCTCAACGCGCTCGGCACCATCGCCGCCGCCGGCCCGCTGCTGGGCCTGTTCGGCACCGTGGTCGGCATGATCCAGATGTTCCTCGGCATCATGGATGTCGGCGTGGGCGAGATGAACGAGCTCGCCGGCGGCATCGGCAAGGCGCTGGTGTGCGCGGCGGCCGGCATGATCGTCGCGGTGCCGGCGCTGATGTTCCACCGCTACTTCCGCGCGCGCATCGACGGCTACATCATCGACATGGAACACGAGGCGATCCAGCTGATGGACGCCATCGACTACCGTGCCAGGCGCGTCGCACCGACCGCGGACGGCCACGCCGGCCATGCGGGCCACGACGCCGGCTACGCCATCGATCCGGCGCGGGCCTGA
- a CDS encoding biopolymer transporter ExbD: protein MRIRDRRAEDVPEINLVPLIDVILVLIIFFVVTTTFDTRSVLKLELPSADARPADNDPQALSVLVNADGRYFIDDREALRTDVDSLKATILEVAGDDRERAVLLRADARTQHQAVVTAMDALGQLGFKRVAIATAPASGARTAPPTQ from the coding sequence ATGCGCATCCGTGACCGCCGCGCCGAGGACGTGCCCGAGATCAACCTCGTGCCGCTGATCGACGTGATCCTGGTGCTGATCATCTTCTTCGTGGTCACCACCACCTTCGATACCCGCTCGGTGCTGAAGCTCGAACTGCCCAGCGCCGATGCGCGCCCGGCCGACAACGACCCGCAGGCGCTGAGCGTGCTGGTCAACGCCGACGGCCGCTACTTCATCGACGACCGCGAGGCGCTGCGCACCGACGTGGATTCGCTCAAGGCGACCATCCTCGAAGTCGCCGGCGACGACCGCGAACGCGCCGTGCTGCTGCGCGCCGACGCGCGCACGCAGCACCAGGCGGTGGTGACCGCGATGGACGCGCTCGGCCAGCTCGGCTTCAAGCGCGTGGCCATCGCCACCGCGCCCGCGTCCGGCGCGCGCACGGCGCCGCCCACGCAATGA
- the msbA gene encoding lipid A export permease/ATP-binding protein MsbA, with product MSGSTRNSTAAGKPAAGASGSAVAAAAAAAEASTPSAWVTYRRLLGFAARYWPLLTVATIGMVIEAGAGAAFVWLMKPLTNDGFVDPKPEMALILPLAIIFLFLLRGVATFCTDYGMARSGRSVVRDLRELVLGKYLRLPSSRFDTEAVPNMVSRLNFDTEQVTQASADALKIIVADGLTILFLFALMLYTSVKVTMAMILIAPLIGVLVWYVGGRYRRISRGIQSSMGDLAHSAEQSLAAQQDVKVHGAQAFEQARYSSLANRVLRLNMKVETTRALSSGMVQILAALALAAIVWVAIGEALAKRLDPGEFMQLMTAMMGIIPSLRRITNVQSVIGRGVAAAERLFSILDDVEEDDRGRTPVDRARGELVFDDVSLSYARGEGRVALDHVSFTARPGTVTAIVGRSGSGKTSLIRLVPRFYEPDSGRITLDGTPLADYALADLRRQVALVGQRVALFDDTVAANIAYGIEAPRESIRAAAEAANAWEFIERLPQGLDTPIGENGALLSGGQRQRLAIARAILRDAPILILDEATAALDTESERLVQDALQRLMPDRTTLVVAHRLSTIEHADQVLVFDQGRLLEQGTHTELLAQGGLYAHLHGMQFREGGPA from the coding sequence ATGAGCGGAAGCACCCGCAACAGCACCGCTGCCGGCAAGCCCGCGGCCGGCGCGTCGGGGTCCGCCGTCGCGGCTGCTGCAGCCGCGGCCGAAGCTTCCACGCCCAGCGCCTGGGTCACCTACCGCCGCCTGCTCGGCTTCGCCGCGCGTTACTGGCCGCTGCTCACCGTGGCCACCATCGGCATGGTGATCGAGGCCGGCGCGGGCGCGGCCTTCGTGTGGCTGATGAAGCCGCTGACCAACGACGGCTTCGTGGATCCGAAGCCCGAGATGGCGCTGATCCTGCCGCTGGCGATCATCTTCCTGTTCCTGCTGCGCGGCGTGGCGACCTTCTGCACCGACTACGGCATGGCGCGCTCCGGGCGCAGCGTGGTGCGCGACCTGCGCGAGCTGGTGCTGGGCAAGTACCTGCGCCTGCCGAGCAGCCGCTTCGATACCGAGGCCGTGCCCAACATGGTCAGCCGGCTCAACTTCGACACCGAGCAGGTCACCCAGGCCAGCGCCGACGCGCTGAAGATCATCGTCGCCGACGGCCTGACCATCCTGTTCCTGTTCGCGTTGATGCTCTACACCAGCGTCAAGGTGACCATGGCGATGATCCTGATCGCGCCACTGATCGGGGTGCTGGTCTGGTACGTGGGTGGCCGCTACCGACGCATCAGCCGCGGCATCCAGAGCAGCATGGGCGACCTGGCGCACAGCGCCGAGCAGTCGCTGGCCGCGCAGCAGGACGTCAAGGTGCACGGCGCGCAGGCGTTCGAGCAGGCGCGCTATTCGTCGCTCGCCAACCGCGTGCTGCGGCTCAACATGAAGGTGGAGACCACCCGCGCGCTGTCGTCCGGCATGGTGCAGATCCTCGCCGCGCTGGCGCTGGCGGCGATCGTGTGGGTGGCGATCGGCGAGGCGCTCGCCAAGCGCCTGGATCCGGGCGAGTTCATGCAGCTGATGACCGCGATGATGGGCATCATCCCGTCGCTCAGGCGCATCACCAACGTGCAGAGCGTGATCGGGCGCGGCGTGGCCGCGGCCGAGCGGCTGTTCTCGATCCTCGACGACGTCGAGGAGGACGACCGCGGCCGCACGCCGGTCGATCGCGCCCGCGGCGAGCTGGTCTTCGACGACGTCAGCCTGAGCTACGCGCGCGGCGAGGGCAGGGTGGCGCTGGACCATGTCAGCTTCACCGCGCGGCCGGGCACGGTCACCGCGATCGTCGGCCGGTCCGGCAGCGGCAAGACCAGCCTGATCCGCCTGGTGCCGCGCTTCTACGAGCCCGATTCCGGCCGCATCACCCTCGACGGCACGCCGCTGGCCGATTACGCGCTCGCCGACCTGCGCCGCCAGGTGGCGCTGGTGGGCCAGCGCGTGGCGCTGTTCGACGACACCGTGGCCGCCAACATCGCCTATGGCATCGAGGCGCCGCGCGAGTCGATCCGCGCGGCCGCCGAGGCCGCCAACGCCTGGGAGTTCATCGAGCGCCTGCCGCAGGGGCTGGACACGCCGATCGGCGAGAACGGCGCACTGCTGTCCGGCGGCCAGCGCCAGCGCCTGGCCATCGCGCGCGCCATCCTGCGCGACGCGCCGATCCTGATCCTCGACGAAGCCACCGCCGCGCTCGACACCGAATCCGAACGCCTGGTGCAGGACGCGCTGCAGCGGCTGATGCCCGACCGCACCACGCTGGTCGTCGCGCACCGCCTGTCGACCATCGAACACGCCGACCAGGTGCTGGTGTTCGACCAGGGCCGGCTGCTGGAGCAGGGCACGCACACCGAGCTGCTGGCGCAGGGCGGGCTGTACGCGCACCTGCACGGCATGCAGTTCCGCGAAGGCGGGCCGGCGTGA
- the lpxK gene encoding tetraacyldisaccharide 4'-kinase: MNRVRQAPRWWFDGSTPPLPARVLSKLYAAAVAARVALYRKGLLRRKSAGAPVIVVGNLIAGGSGKTPLTLAIVERLKAAGFTPGVASRGYGRKDARAAAWVDADTAPAIGGDEPVLIARLTGVRVRVDADRAAAARALVAAGCNVVVCDDGLQHYALARDIEIEVIDGRRRHGNGLPLPAGPMREPAARAASCDFRVLNVGSDPDLVAGFGEWPMWLAPGDAMPLAGGRPRKLSDFIGQRVHAVAGIGDPERFFTMLRSLGIAVVPHAFADHHAYSEDDLRFGSDLPVLMTAKDAVKCAAFVTERHYMVPVRAELPEAFWIAFLARLPAARTQAGGADA; this comes from the coding sequence GTGAACCGCGTGCGCCAGGCGCCTCGCTGGTGGTTCGACGGCAGCACGCCGCCGCTGCCCGCGCGCGTGCTGTCGAAGCTCTACGCCGCGGCCGTCGCCGCGCGCGTCGCGCTGTACCGCAAGGGCCTGCTGCGCCGGAAGAGCGCCGGTGCGCCGGTGATCGTGGTCGGCAACCTGATCGCCGGTGGCAGCGGCAAGACCCCGCTCACGCTGGCCATTGTCGAGCGCCTGAAGGCCGCGGGCTTCACCCCGGGCGTCGCCAGCCGCGGCTACGGGCGCAAGGATGCGCGCGCCGCGGCCTGGGTGGATGCCGATACCGCGCCCGCCATCGGCGGCGACGAACCGGTGCTGATCGCCCGCCTGACGGGCGTGCGCGTGCGCGTCGACGCCGACCGCGCCGCCGCCGCGCGCGCGCTGGTCGCCGCCGGCTGCAACGTGGTGGTCTGCGACGACGGCCTGCAGCACTACGCACTGGCGCGCGACATCGAGATCGAAGTCATCGACGGCCGCCGCCGCCACGGCAACGGCCTGCCGCTGCCGGCCGGGCCGATGCGCGAACCCGCCGCGCGCGCCGCCAGCTGCGATTTCCGCGTGCTCAACGTCGGCAGCGATCCGGACCTCGTCGCCGGCTTCGGCGAATGGCCGATGTGGCTGGCGCCCGGCGACGCCATGCCGCTCGCCGGCGGCCGGCCGCGCAAGCTGTCGGACTTCATCGGCCAGCGCGTGCATGCCGTGGCCGGCATCGGCGACCCGGAGCGCTTCTTCACCATGCTGCGCAGCCTGGGCATCGCGGTGGTGCCGCATGCCTTCGCCGACCACCACGCCTACAGCGAGGACGACCTGCGCTTCGGCAGCGACCTGCCGGTGCTGATGACCGCCAAGGACGCGGTGAAGTGCGCGGCGTTCGTCACCGAGCGCCATTACATGGTGCCGGTGCGAGCGGAGCTGCCGGAGGCCTTCTGGATCGCGTTCCTGGCCAGGTTGCCCGCGGCGCGCACGCAGGCCGGCGGCGCCGATGCCTGA
- the kdsB gene encoding 3-deoxy-manno-octulosonate cytidylyltransferase — translation MPDLDFIVAIPARFAATRLPGKPLQLLGGEPLVLHVARRALAAGAREVWVAADDARIAQALDGSGARVAMTSPGHISGSDRLAECADIAGWADDAVVVNLQGDEPFAPAAGIRAVATALVTSGAEMSTLATPVEDVATLFDPNAVKLVRAANGDALYFSRAPLPWPRDAFAAAHGREHMPGGHHWLRHIGIYGYRARFLRRFAALPPTPLERIESLEQLRALEHGHRIAVALSPEPFPPGVDTPEDLARAELRLQQA, via the coding sequence ATGCCTGACCTCGACTTCATCGTCGCCATCCCCGCGCGCTTCGCGGCCACGCGCCTGCCGGGCAAGCCCCTGCAACTGCTCGGCGGCGAGCCGCTGGTGCTGCACGTCGCACGCCGCGCCCTGGCCGCCGGCGCGCGCGAAGTCTGGGTGGCGGCCGACGACGCGCGCATCGCGCAGGCGCTGGACGGCAGCGGCGCGCGCGTGGCAATGACCTCGCCCGGCCACATCTCCGGCAGCGACCGCCTGGCCGAATGCGCCGACATCGCCGGCTGGGCCGACGACGCGGTGGTCGTCAATCTGCAGGGCGACGAGCCGTTCGCGCCCGCGGCGGGGATCCGCGCGGTGGCGACCGCGCTGGTCACGTCCGGCGCGGAGATGTCCACGCTCGCCACGCCGGTGGAGGACGTCGCCACGCTGTTCGACCCCAACGCCGTCAAGCTGGTGCGTGCCGCCAACGGCGACGCGCTGTACTTCAGCCGCGCGCCGCTGCCGTGGCCGCGCGATGCCTTCGCCGCGGCGCACGGGCGCGAGCACATGCCCGGAGGCCACCACTGGCTGCGCCACATCGGCATCTACGGCTACCGCGCCCGCTTCCTGCGGCGCTTCGCGGCGCTGCCGCCCACGCCGCTGGAGCGCATCGAGTCGCTGGAGCAGCTGCGCGCGCTCGAGCACGGCCACCGCATCGCCGTGGCGCTGTCGCCGGAGCCGTTCCCGCCGGGCGTGGACACCCCCGAAGACCTGGCGCGCGCCGAGCTCCGACTGCAGCAGGCATAA